The following proteins come from a genomic window of Lycium ferocissimum isolate CSIRO_LF1 chromosome 4, AGI_CSIRO_Lferr_CH_V1, whole genome shotgun sequence:
- the LOC132053360 gene encoding probable serine/threonine-protein kinase At1g54610, with protein sequence MGCVCGKLSRGVKDRRGGQKKRELAKGSSAVGSEREKSFRVKEKSENGDLRVGSFDRKPNGSRRVGDDHYEKVNGKIEAVVPKAMEGELIAAGWPSSLAAVAGEAINGWIPRKADTFEKLDKIGQGTYSSVYKARDLVNDKVVALKRVRFEKMDPESIKFMAREIVILRRLDHPNIIKLEGMIVSRTSCSLYLVFEYMEHDLTGLASLPGIKFSEPQVKCYMRQLLSGLDHCHSRGVLHRDIKGSNLLIDNHGTLKIADFGLANFFDNQQSVPLTSRVVTLWYRPPELLLGASHYGAAVDMWSTGCILGELYVAKPIMPGRTEVEQLHKIFKLCGSPTEDYWRKTKLSYSAVFKPIQPYKRRIGERFKELPPSAVGLLETLLSIDPALRGTAVGALESEFFTTKPFACDPSSLPTYPPSKEIDAKLREEESRRRRNANGSKERQAAPAHDANAKLASSMQRRQSGSNPKSQSDRFNPSNEAATRFPNDPPKASQAVKQTTKDHLENLSDRFSVKNHLDDISETFSHPVPLALGVFGKKYDDISIGPDRADLSDLVASRSVVSGDDRDRCVQQNDAGSNLFESGRASKEANMHDHGYKGNEIHYSGSLLVASSKVDKMLKDRDRHLQEVARRARFEKA encoded by the exons ATGGGTTGTGTTTGTGGTAAACTTTCTCGGGGTGTCAAAGATCGGCGGGGTGGTCAAAAGAAGAGAGAATTAGCTAAAGGGTCATCAGCTGTGGGTTCAGAGAGAGAAAAGAGTTTTAGGGTGAAAGAGAAATCAGAGAATGGCGATCTTAGAGTTGGTTCATTCGATAGGAAACCTAATGGATCTAGAAGGGTCGGGGATGATCACTATGAGAAAGTTAATGGAAAGATTGAAGCTGTTGTCCCGAAAGCAATGGAAGGGGAGTTGATTGCTGCAGGTTGGCCTTCTTCGCTTGCTGCTGTAGCCGGTGAAGCTATTAATGGTTGGATTCCACGCAAGGCTGATACTTTTGAGAAATTAGATAAG ATTGGACAAGGGACTTATAGTAGTGTATACAAGGCTCGTGATCTGGTTAATGATAAAGTTGTTGCGCTCAAAAGAGTGAGGTTCGAAAAAATGGATCCTGAAAGTATCAAATTTATGGCAAGGGAGATTGTTATTCTTCGGAGACTTGATCatccaaatatcatcaaattgGAAGGCATGATAGTATCAAGAACATCTTGTAGTTTGTACCTTGTCTTTGAGTACATGGAACATGATCTTACTGGGCTGGCGTCTCTTCCCggtattaaattttccgaaccGCAG gttAAATGTTACATGCGGCAGCTTTTAAGTGGACTTGATCATTGCCATAGTAGGGGTGTGCTCCATCGGGACATCAAGGGTTCTAATCTTCTTATTGACAATCATGGCACTTTAAAGATTGCAGATTTCGGGTTGGCAAACTTTTTCGATAACCAGCAAAGTGTTCCATTAACAAGTCGTGTTGTGACCCTTTGGTATCGACCGCCAGAGCTCTTACTCGGAGCAAGTCATTATGGAGCTGCAGTAGACATGTGGAGTACCGGCTGCATACTCGGAGAATTATATGTTGCCAAGCCCATAATGCCTGGTAGGACAGAG GTGGAGCAACTACATAAGATCTTTAAGCTTTGTGGTTCGCCAACTGAGGATTAttggagaaaaacaaaactATCTTATTCAGCAGTATTTAAACCTATACAGCCTTACAAACGGCGTATTGGGGAAAGATTTAAGGAGCTTCCTCCATCTGCCGTGGGGTTATTGGAGACATTACTTTCTATAGATCCCGCACTTAGAGGAACAGCAGTTGGGGCTCTCGAGAGTGAG TTCTTCACCACGAAGCCGTTTGCTTGTGATCCTTCGAGTCTGCCAACATACCCTCCCAGCAAGGAAATTGATGCGAAACTGCGGGAAGAGGAATCTAGAAG GCGAAGGAATGCAAATGGGTCAAAAGAACGTCAAGCAGCTCCAGCACATGACGCTAATGCCAAGTTGGCTAGCTCAATGCAG AGGAGACAGAGCGGTTCCAATCCTAAGAGCCAAAGTGACCGGTTCAATCCCTCGAACGAAGCTGCTACTCGTTTTCCAAATGATCCACCTAAAGCATCACAAGCAGTGAAACAAACTACGAAAGACCACCTGGAGAATCTTTCCGATAGATTTTCAGTCAAAAATCACCTCGACGATATTTCAGAGACATTTTCTCATCCAGTCCCTCTGGCTCTAGGGGTATTTGGGAAGAAATATGATGATATTTCCATTGGTCCCGATAGAGCCGACTTGTCAGACTTGGTAGCATCCAGGTCCGTTGTGTCTGGAGACGATCGAGATAGATGTGTTCAGCAGAACGATGCTGGTTCTAATCTATTTGAAAGTGGAAGGGCTAGCAAGGAGGCAAATATG CATGACCATGGTTACAAGGGAAACGAAATCCATTATTCTGGTTCACTACTAGTTGCATCAAGTAAAGTGGATAAAATGCTTAAAGACCGCGATCGTCACCTCCAGGAAGTTGCACGACGAGCAAGGTTCGAGAAGGCATGA